ACAGGCAGCATCGCCTCAATAATCGTTTTAATTGCTCTGAACCTTAGCTGTGGCAAAACTCCAACCCCAGGACGGGGAGTGCCCCTACATCAGCCTTTGCAGCGGTAGCTGCCCCAGGGAAGTGTTTTACTTGGCAGGGTTGTGTAAAACTTGAACTTTATTGCCCAGATTTTACACAACCGATCGCCTTCTCCTGGTTGCTGTCTACTCCGGCTCATCCAGCAAGAGACGATCGACGAGGAGCAACGAGGAGCAAGACATCACACCCTCATTCCTTTTCCTTTAACTCATCCCCATTAGTCAACTTGTCCAGCAGTTCCTCACAATCGGCTTTGAGGGGGATACCGAGTTCAGAGGCCATCGCCAGAGCTTGCTGGCAGAGCGGGAGTGCAGTGGGGGTGTCGTTGAGGTCGTGGTGGAGTTTGGCGAGGTTGAGGAGGGCTTCGGCTTCGTTGGCGCGATCGCCAATTTCTTGAGTGAGTTGTAGTGCTGCTTGGTTATTGGCGAGAGACTCTGAGTATTGCTGGAGCTTGCGTTGGGCTTCACCCAGATTGACAAGTGCGTTAACCTCTCCATATTGATAGTTAATCTCTTGTGCGATAGAGAGATATTGTTGGTGGAAGCCGATAGCTTGCGAGTACTGACCGAGCCTGTCATAAGCCAGTCCCAAATTGCCTAGCGCCCTACCTTCCCCGAATCGATCGCCAATTTCTTGTGCGATGGAGAGGGATTGTTGATAGAAGTTGATGGCTTGATACTGACCAAGGCTGGCGTAAACACCTCCCAAATTGCCTAACGAAACGCCTCCCCCCTTTCGATCGTCAATTTCTCGTGCGATGGAGAGCGATTGCTGGTGGAAGTTGATAGCTTGAGGGTACTGACCGAGGCTGAAGTAAGCATTGCCCAAATTACACAGTGCCCAAGCTGTTTCTTGTTTATCGTCATGAATTCGTGCCATTTTGAGCTGCTTCTTATGGAGCAGCACGTTTTCTTGGAAATAGCCCCAGGTGTAAAGTTGCCCGCCGAGGTCGTCTTGAGTGGGTGTGTTTAATCGAGTTGAAGACACTTCTTTAACCTTGTCCCAATCTCCGATTTCACAGAAATGGTCAAATGCCTCTAAATAGCCCCTAACCGTTTCAATATTGGGCGCGTCATCGGGTGGCATGTAAGCCGTGAGCCAAAGGTCAGCGGCTTTTCGTTCTGCCCTCTCCCACGCCTCTGAATCCTCTTTAAGCAAGCCATAGCTGACAGAACGGATGAGATTATGTTGACGCACGAGGGACGGTTGACCGGGAACATCGACATACTCCACTAGCTTCCGTCCCTGAAGGCAATCGAAAGCGGCATAGGGGTCATCACCTTCACTCATCTCAATCCAGAAGGTTTCCGGCACAGGGCGACGGAATACTGAACAGACACAGAGCATTTGCTTAGCGGCATCCGGCAGGCTTTGGATAGTTTGCTCCACCCGTTGCCTGACGCGAGTTCTGAAGGTACGGGAACGATCGACCTTACCTTGAGGAGTTGCCGCCTCAAACTCCTCTCCATACCTATCCCAGTAGCTCTGAATACTGCCATTGAAAGGACGTTGTTTGATTTCATCTGCAATGACTTGCAGTACCAGGGGATGCCCATCATAGAACTGCCCGATGCGCTTCAGCCGTTCCTGGTCATCCTGAAGCCCTAGTTTCTGAAACAATTCCAATTGCTCCTCCTGACTTAAACCTTGAAGGGTCTGGCAGAACCAGAATTGGTGAAAGCGATCGCCCACACTCTCCAGATCCCCAGGAATATCCTGAGTGGTGAGGATCAGTTGACTTGCCATCTGGTTCGCAGACAGCACCCTTTGAAACAGTGAGAGCCAGAGATGATCAGAGAACTCACTCCACCCCTCCTGTTCATTGCCCTTCAGCAATCTCTCCATCGAGTCAATCTGAAGCCTACAAGGATGGCTTTGTAGCCTGCTAACGATATGATTGACCAGATTAGTAGGGTCTTGCTGGTCTTCCAGCGTCAGTTCATCCCCCAGTTCCCGGAGCAGAGCCGCGCCACTGGAAGAGAAGTCAGTGCCGATGGAACGATCGTCGAGACTAAAGCGGACATAGGGTAAAGATTCTTCCTCTTGAGCCAGAGCCGCAATCACCCGTTCCGCGAGCGTAGTTTTGCCTACTCCGGTTATCCCAACAATGGCAACAATCCGACAACCCCGCCGTAGCTGCTCACAAATCACTCTGGTCTCTTCTTCTCTCCCTGTAAACGTTTGAGGGTTATAGGTAGAGAATGCGATCGTCGCAGGAGTCGGGGCTGGAGGTCTGTCTAATCTCTTGGTGATCAGAACGGGAATGTGATCCTGATTAATGCCTGCCATTTTGATGGCGACCGTGGCAAGGTCAAAGGCAAATTTAATATCTCTACCCGCCCCGATCGCATCGTAGAAGGCGACCGAGAATTCGATCGCGGCTTTATCAGCAATTGCCTGATTCATGCCGATGACGTAGGGGATGTGTTGGGTGAGCGCCTGAGCCTGCCGCTCTGAATAACAGGCATTCAGCACCACACACTCGACAGACTCTCGAAAGAGTTCAAATAGTGCTGCTAATGCCTCAGTCGTGACGAGTTTTGCCTGCCCCGTCTGGTCTTCCAGGATCAATCCTTCTTCAAAGGCTCCTACTCGATCGAGTGGCACCAGTTTTCTTGTTCCTTCGGGGGATTGCCTTTCCTGCGCTGTTGCTTGCCCTACGCCATGTCCTGAGAAGTGAACAATCTGGGGTTGATGATCGAGCATTGCCCGCTGTAAATCTCTGGAGCGGACAGCCCACTGCTGTTTGAGCTGGAATCGATCGCGGTACTTCGACCTTTGCAGTCCTGCCTCAATTTCACGGATTTCTTCATCGAGGCGAAGTCTTGCCGTGGAGGTCGGTTGAGCTGCTAGAAATAGAATTGCTTTTTTGCGATCGTTCATTTCGAGCAAAGCGTGATTTGATGCAGACGCTTTAATTGTATGGAATGGAGCCAGAAGCAACTCAATGGGGGTTTACAGAAGATGAGTCCATAACGGCTACCGCCGTTTGTGGGTTGAAGAGGGCTGCGCGATGTTTGTCCCTTCTGTCTGGGCAGGATTCAACTCCTTCAATACCTCAAGTCTTCAAGCCTTCAGATCTTCAATCCTTCAATCTTCAATAGTGATTCTGGGCTTCAATGGGTGCAGCCGCTACGCTGCTGCTTGCTCGCTACGCTCCTGCTATGGGCTGCGTGATGCTACGTCCTTATGAGACGATCGACTTGTCACTGCGCTCCTGCGCGTAGCGCGGGGCGGTCGTCTTATTCATCCCCATCTTCGGGTTTAGGTAGCATTGGAACAAAAAACAACGCTTGTATTTTAGGAAGGGTGTGGTAGACCGGAACAACGCAGGTTCTCGAAACCGCGCTTAGCATTGGTCGCCACACGCTTCAATTTCATCTCGAACAGTTGCCTGGGCATTCTAGCCCGCATCATGCAAGCGCGAGGGTTGTTGGAGCATTGTTCTGGAATAGAGGTTGTCAGCTATGCCACAATGCTGGATCGGTATCGATGTTTCAAAAAAGCGTCTCGATGTCTACATTCGTCCTGCAAGCATTGCCTTCTCCTATGCCAATCGACCTGATGAGATTGCCCAACTGGTTGAGCGGATTAAAGCTGAATCTCCAGAATTAGTGGTGCTGGAAGCAACCGGGGGACTTCATCTCTCTGCTGCTACTGCGATCGAGTCAGCAGGCATTGCGGTTGCGGTCGTTAATCCTCGGCAAGTGAGAGACTTTGCCAAAGCAGCTGGAAAGCTGGCGAAAACCGATGCGATTGATGCTCAGGTTCTGGCTTATTTTGCTGAAGTGATGCAGCCACCTGTACGCCCTTTGCTGAATGAACAGATGCAGCAATTAAAGGACTTGGTGGCTCGTCGTCATCAACTCGTAGAAATGATGACAGCAGAGAAGAATCGTCTATCTGGAATGAGCCAAGTTGTGAAGGAGAATATTGAAGAGAATATCAAATGGTTACAGAAAAGAATAAAGCAAGTTGAACAAAAAGTAGAAGAACTTGTTGAACAAAATGAACGTCACCGCCGCAAGCGGACGGTGTATCACTTCGCTCCACTCGCACGCTTCGCGGCTCGACTCCGCTCAACAGCACCCTTCGGACGCTGTGTTCTCAAAACGCAGCAAGCTGCGGGGAATCAGACCCGAAGAGATTGAATCTTTGAAACAACGAAATAGGATACTGCAAAGTGTTCCTGGGGTTGGTCCTGCGGTTGCCAGTACTCTGCTTGCTGGATTGCCTGAACTGGGGCAGTTGAGCCACAAGCAGATTTCTGCTTTAGTAGGGGTTGCTCCCTTAAATCATGACAGTGGGCAAAAGCGAGGCAAACGAAGTATCTGGGGAGGACGAGCCGCCGTGCGATCGTTGTTGTACATGGCAGTGGTGGTGGGGATACGGCACAATTCAGTGATCAAAGCGTTTTATGAGCGGTTGAGGCAGGCAGGGAAGGTTGCGAAGGTGGCTTTGACGGCTTGTATGCACAAGTTATTGGTCATTCTCAACGCGATGGTTAAGCACCAGACCCCTTGGCATCTGGATGCAGAAGGGTAATTTGTGCCTGTTATCCCTTGACATCCAAGACAGTTGCTAAGCCTAGAACCCTGAGTACACAAGGCTTGCAAGAAGTGCCTAAAAATTGATTATTTGCCGGGACTAGCAACTATTCAACCGATTTTACGTGGTTCTTGACTGTTGGCACAACGAGAAGTCAAGGGTTTCAGACCATAACTCAACGGTAATTTAATCCAAATCCAGTCCAGAGCGATTGACAGCAAGAGAAGAACGCCAAGCTCTGTAAAATCCTGAAGAAGCCTGGAAGCTATATCTAGTAGGAATTCCAGCGATTTGAACACCTTGAATTCCACAAAAAAGAGAGGCTGAAAGCCTTGCTATGTAAAGGTTTTAGGCTTAGCGTTGTTTATTGTTCCAATGCTACCTAAACCCGAAGACGGGCAAAGGTTGCCCGCCGCACAGCAGATCAATTTCTACGAGATGCGTCAGACTAGCTAAGACCTGATTTCGCCTGCGCTCGTATGCCTGCCGTCCCTCTCCTGTCTGCTTATTCTTTAGGGATAAAACCTCGATCGCAGTAATCACCGATCCAGTCCCCACCTCACGAATCTCTAGATATCGCTCCTGAACCTCCTCTGCGATCGGCACTGTCACCGTAATCGGCTTAACAAGGAAAGGTAGCGTTGCAGGGGGCTGGTTTTGCTCAGGTTGCCGACCTACCACAGAAACATCAGGAATCCCAACCAGAAGTCTTTCATCCCCACTGCTGAAATACGTTCGTTTCTCAATTGCCACCCGATATTCCTCGCTGAGGTGATCGCTTAAATTGTCTGCGATCGCCACAATCAAGCGGCTATGTACCTCTGACCATAGCTCAGGATTTTCCAGGTAGGGATTCATTCCGGGAAAGGGCGATTGCATAGTCCCCGCAAAGCAACTCTACCTTGATCATGGCGGGAAAAGGGCGATCGTTCAAGCAGTTCGCATGAGGCAGTCAGTTAGTTCAGCATACTGGGAGAACAAGCCATCAACGCTCGCTAGCTTTGCCTGGTAAATCAAAGCTGTTGCAATGATAATTCGATCAAAAGGGTCCTTGTGGACAGGAGACAGATTTACAGAGCAGGCAGCAATTTGCCCTGTGAGCGGAAACAGTTCGATTCCTGCGGGTTCTAAAGCACCCTGAAACCACTCTTCTAGAGAACACAGCAGTTCTAACCTGCCTCGCTTTTGAGCTAAAGCAATCTCGTAGCACGACACTGGAGAAACTCCAACTCGATCGGCTAACTCTACTCGATCGCACCACTCGATCGGAAACTGATCAAGATTACCGTTAATCAACCACAGCCAGATGTGGGTGTCGAGAACAATTATTTCAGACATTCCCACTCATCTTCACCCACAATAGGTTCGACGATATCGCCCAGGATTTTTGCTTTACCTACCAGCGATGCAGGCATTCGGCGTTTAGTCAGGGGTGAAGTTTCTTCTTCCAGTACCGTCACAATTACACGAGCAGAGGTAAACTGCGGCTGTTCTGCTAGCCATTGAATCTGACCGTTCTCAATCCTCGCTTCGTAGCTTTTCAACATCGCGATGCTCCTTAGATTTATGAATGCCTGATGCAGAGTTGGTTGACGACTTCTAATCTCCCAGCAATACGCGAATTGCTCTCAAAGCTTGACTTCGCCTTCCGTTCGACACTTTTGCAAACCAGTAGTGCGATTCCTCATTACTCATCGCCCTCACTCCAGCCGTAATATTCGCAATTCGCTCCGGCTTCGAGAGCGGCTGCAACGTCTGAAATAGCAGTGCCAAGTTCACCCCCGACTCTTCATTCAGCACATAAGGGGTCTGTCGAGACTGGCTTAGCGTCTTCGGGTCATACCCATTTGCCTTTAGACAGTCATAAATTGCCTGCCGTGCCTGCACCAACGCCTGCCCCTTCAGCCGCCCAACCCGCTTTGCCGAAGGACGCTTCTTCTCGCCTGCCTTCTTATAGGCACACTGATATAGCTCCAGGGCAAAATTGTTATTGTCAGTGGGGACAACGCGAAGCTGGAATTCCTGCATAGGACGGGAGGCAACATAGCGAACAGCGATCGGGCAAACGCCCCATCAGACTAATATGTTACTCGCGCTGTCAAGTTTATGCGATCGACCGGATTACGTCCCAAAGCTTGAGCGATCGAGCGAATTTCCTGCCCCTCTGGATCAACAGGAGACGGGAATTCTATGACCAGCTTCAGCAGCACATTTGCCTGCACATCCGGATTGCCGAGCAGCGTATTGGTTGGCGTCAGGAAGCTCTGGAAGCCGCGCATCGGTCCCTGATATTCCAGTCGGACAAACTGATC
This genomic interval from Leptolyngbya ohadii IS1 contains the following:
- a CDS encoding tetratricopeptide repeat protein: MNDRKKAILFLAAQPTSTARLRLDEEIREIEAGLQRSKYRDRFQLKQQWAVRSRDLQRAMLDHQPQIVHFSGHGVGQATAQERQSPEGTRKLVPLDRVGAFEEGLILEDQTGQAKLVTTEALAALFELFRESVECVVLNACYSERQAQALTQHIPYVIGMNQAIADKAAIEFSVAFYDAIGAGRDIKFAFDLATVAIKMAGINQDHIPVLITKRLDRPPAPTPATIAFSTYNPQTFTGREEETRVICEQLRRGCRIVAIVGITGVGKTTLAERVIAALAQEEESLPYVRFSLDDRSIGTDFSSSGAALLRELGDELTLEDQQDPTNLVNHIVSRLQSHPCRLQIDSMERLLKGNEQEGWSEFSDHLWLSLFQRVLSANQMASQLILTTQDIPGDLESVGDRFHQFWFCQTLQGLSQEEQLELFQKLGLQDDQERLKRIGQFYDGHPLVLQVIADEIKQRPFNGSIQSYWDRYGEEFEAATPQGKVDRSRTFRTRVRQRVEQTIQSLPDAAKQMLCVCSVFRRPVPETFWIEMSEGDDPYAAFDCLQGRKLVEYVDVPGQPSLVRQHNLIRSVSYGLLKEDSEAWERAERKAADLWLTAYMPPDDAPNIETVRGYLEAFDHFCEIGDWDKVKEVSSTRLNTPTQDDLGGQLYTWGYFQENVLLHKKQLKMARIHDDKQETAWALCNLGNAYFSLGQYPQAINFHQQSLSIAREIDDRKGGGVSLGNLGGVYASLGQYQAINFYQQSLSIAQEIGDRFGEGRALGNLGLAYDRLGQYSQAIGFHQQYLSIAQEINYQYGEVNALVNLGEAQRKLQQYSESLANNQAALQLTQEIGDRANEAEALLNLAKLHHDLNDTPTALPLCQQALAMASELGIPLKADCEELLDKLTNGDELKEKE
- a CDS encoding IS110 family transposase codes for the protein MPQCWIGIDVSKKRLDVYIRPASIAFSYANRPDEIAQLVERIKAESPELVVLEATGGLHLSAATAIESAGIAVAVVNPRQVRDFAKAAGKLAKTDAIDAQVLAYFAEVMQPPVRPLLNEQMQQLKDLVARRHQLVEMMTAEKNRLSGMSQVVKENIEENIKWLQKRIKQVEQKVEELVEQNERHRRKRTVYHFAPLARFAARLRSTAPFGRCVLKTQQAAGNQTRRD
- a CDS encoding DUF4058 family protein encodes the protein MQSPFPGMNPYLENPELWSEVHSRLIVAIADNLSDHLSEEYRVAIEKRTYFSSGDERLLVGIPDVSVVGRQPEQNQPPATLPFLVKPITVTVPIAEEVQERYLEIREVGTGSVITAIEVLSLKNKQTGEGRQAYERRRNQVLASLTHLVEIDLLCGGQPLPVFGFR
- a CDS encoding type II toxin-antitoxin system VapC family toxin, yielding MSEIIVLDTHIWLWLINGNLDQFPIEWCDRVELADRVGVSPVSCYEIALAQKRGRLELLCSLEEWFQGALEPAGIELFPLTGQIAACSVNLSPVHKDPFDRIIIATALIYQAKLASVDGLFSQYAELTDCLMRTA
- a CDS encoding DUF7680 family protein — protein: MQEFQLRVVPTDNNNFALELYQCAYKKAGEKKRPSAKRVGRLKGQALVQARQAIYDCLKANGYDPKTLSQSRQTPYVLNEESGVNLALLFQTLQPLSKPERIANITAGVRAMSNEESHYWFAKVSNGRRSQALRAIRVLLGD